GGTCAGGACAATGTCCATTATCAGGGATTACAATGGAAAAGGACCTGTATTTTCATCTGGATACCTTGCATAAAAACTCCTTGGTATCAATTTGCTATATACAGCTACTTTAAAAAAGACTAAAGGCTTTCAGCAACAAAGTAATACATGCTAAATATGGATTCAACTCAGCAGGATCCCCTTTCAGAGGTTGCATACAAAGAGAAATGGGTGGCCAGGGGGTGGATGGACACACTGCTGAGTGCTTTATCTGCCTTGCCATTCTCCGTGAGGCGGATGATAAAGATTGTAGCAGGAGTAGATGTTGCCCAAGTGAGATATTTGTTTGAGAGTGATTAAAGAGTAGGTGTATTATCTCTAAAGAGCATTATTTGGTCCTAGAACTGTGTTAACTGTGCTACAATTTCCTAGTTTGTCTTCTGTGaagcaaaatattaattttaaaagataagaaaTTACAAATATGCTTGTCATTTACATCTGGGAGAGGCTGTAGTTAAAGCAAAAAGTCTAATAAGCCTGTCACAGGGTAGCTGATCCATCAGAGGCTCAGGCACCCAACCTACCTGAGACAGACTCCTCTAAGGAGAATGGGCCATCTCAGCTCCACATGAGTAGTTAACTACCTAGTGGCTGGGTGGCAGTTAATTAGTTAAGGAACATCTAGGCCTAATAAAGGCTTATGAAAGCTCAGTCAGGGGCTCAGATCAGAGAAGAAGCTCCTCAGGAGAGGAAATTTGCAGGGGAGTTGGTTAGAGAGAGCTTACCAGGGAAGAGGACCTAGAAGAGTTGCTGCTGGGGAGAGCAGGTCTTGAAAGGACTAGGAGGGGCAAAGTCCTAGTCCCAGTGAAAGGACCTTACCAGATAGTGGCAAGGGATCTAGGTTGTTGGGGAGCTATGTGCTCTTCTAGGGAAGAGCTGTAATGGTTTGATCTCTGTAGCAGTCCTGAATCCAGAGAAGGAACCTTTTCCCAGTGGATGGCAGGAGACCTGACTTTAGAAGGGGATTCTGGGTTGAGGGGGCCTTGCTAATGAAGAGTCTAGATGGAGGGAATCAGGTGGGGGCATGCAGACTAACTTTCTTTCCCATCTCTCAGCTATGATACAGGAGTGAAGGCTTGTTTGCATACCATGTTTGGCCATTGATTAATTAAACTAGACCCCTGAAGAGGTACTGTTCACTATATAGAAACCTCATTGAACTTCTTGATAGTCCAcaaggggaagctgaggcagggaaCTCTGGGTGAGATCCTGCCATAACACAGCAATTTGAGGATGAGCTTGAGGCCACACCATAAAATCATCACACTTTGGTTTCCACTTTCCAGATTTGGTTTTCAAAACGTAATGGTCCCAAAGTTATTTAGAGCTGAAATGAATTGGAATCAACTGACAGTGCCACAGATGAGATCCTGGAGGAATTCCTATCCCTGATTCTACTGAGGTGCATTAGAAATCCAGTTCTATGTTGGTATTAATTGGTCACTGAGATTATGATGAAAAGCACTTGGAAGATAAACCCTCACTTTGAAGTGGATCCCCAAGCTTCATTGCCTGCTTTTGTCTGCAAAAGTGAGACAATCCACTTCTATCTATCAGTCAGCCTGCCTGTTGAGTGACATAGTGCTgtgattctcaaccagaggtTTGTGTGTACCCCTGGgtgtactcagaggtcttccaggggtacatcaactcatctcgatatttgcctagttttacaacaggctacataaaaagcactagcaaagtcagtacaaattaaaatttcatacagacaatgacttgtttatattgctcattgagaatgagaaagtcagcaatttttcagtaatagtgtgctgtgacacttgtatttttatgtctgatttgtaagcaagtaatttttaagtgaagtgaaatcTGGAGGTAGACAAgaaaaatcagattcctgaaaggggtacagtaatctggaaaggttgagaaccactggcatagtTAAACAAGAGACTCCAAATCAATGCTATACTTCCTAAAATTGACATCCACCTCCAGAGTTTCTTTATGTGGGCTTTGTTCAGTTTATTTCTCAGCAACTGTGACTGGATGGAAAAAATGCTTTCAGAATTTTGCACCTGGAGTTAAACTAGAGCATTAGCTGCAAATTGGTGCTACCTCCTTCCAGCCTACCCAGGTTATGGAGTAGTTAGTTGTAAATAGCAAGGGAACCCTGTTATTTATTTCTTAACACAGAAATGCTTGACTGATACAGGCCTGCTGGAACCAGTTGCCATTTACACCTTGCAATGCCAGAACAATCTAAAACTAACTCTACTTCACTCTAAACAGGGTTCATTCTGAGTAGGTTTCACTATACGgacatgctaaaaaaaaaaatcatttttgtgtaTAACCATATATCTGGTGCCATACAATGCACCTGCATCACAAATATATCACACTGTGACTGTTACGTGTTCTTGCCTACATATTATACAGCCATTACTAATCTTAACAAGATTACACAAGTAATTCACAAGTACCAGTTTAACGAGTACAGGAATTATAAAAACATGAACTAACATATAAAAGAATATGTtaacatattgtgacaaagttcctcctctaccttgatgggtcttgtgcttattggcagatttgcctgccttggagcttcacggcagccctcagcttggccgtttttctgaacgcacagtccaggtcgacgactcctgtatctgaccagaagttgggaggtttggggggaacccaggcccaccctctactccaggttccagcccagggccctgtggaatgcagctgtctagagtgcctcctggaacagctgtgcaacagctacaactctctgggctactttcCAATGGCCTCCTaccaacatcttctttattctcaccataggaccttcctcctgatgtctgataatgcttgtactcctcagtcctctaACAGTctacattctcactctcagctcctcacacacaccacaaactgaacttctttttaaacccaggtgccctgattagcttgccttaattgattctaacagcttcttgattggctgcaggtgttctaatcagcctgtctgtcttaattgtctccagaaggttcctgattgttctggaaccttccctgttaccttacccagggaaaagggacctacttaacctgggactaatatatctgccttctattactctcctgtagccatctggcccgaccctgtcacaatctACATAAAATATATAGAACACGTAACAAGGTATTCTTTCTGTTGATACtcgcatatgcacacacacacacacagactactCTTAGTGTTTAAAGATATAAGTCATTAAGTTGGAATCTCGTGGGGAGAAAATGTATATATACTGTGCTTTGAAGATCTAGCACGCTAATTGTTATGCATTATCTCTACAACTCAGCTTCACTTTTTACTTCCACAGGATCTTTGGCAAAATTAAGTTCTTGGTTCTCACAAAGGGAAATCCCTAAATGTATACACACATATGTAATCTGAGAGGTGAACAAATGAAGCATTGCCCTTGCTTTTCTGCTGACTGGAGGTCTTGCCTCATTGCTGTTCTAGTGGTCAGGAGTTAATTGGAACAGTCACGGTTTGGTgcgttttgttttaatgaaactCTGCTTCATACAAATTTCCTTGTAAAAATTCCCACCGTGTAAAATATggcaaaaaaagcacaaaaaataCAGTGGAGCTACACAGTAGTGAGCTGTGTCCCGAGCCAGCAAGCAAGGCTCCTGGGAAGAGAGGAAGACTGGTCCAGGAGTGAGGATGCTAGCTCGCAATTTGGGACTTTGGTgagctgggttcagttctttGCTCTACATCAGACTGCTTGAGTCTttttgggctagtcacttaagTGGAATCCCCAAGGGACTTAAGTGTTGCGACACTGagcatcacaatgcctaacttttaggcacctagaaaatccaGGAAAAACACCATCTATGAAGCCAATTTAGGCACCTCCATCCCCTGTACAAAAAGAGCAGATAGATAGGCATTTTAGAATGCAAGCCACAAAGTCAGCATGCTAGGTGCAGAGCcatctaagctagccaatggcAGATGCTCACCAGAGGAGTGTGTGCTAAGTTCTGCCCCTCTTAGAGCTAGGTGCCTGTTTCTGCTTAGTGAGCTGGTAACAGGAACCTGCTGCCTGAAATCAGGTGGCCTAGGTACCTAAGGTGTTTCTAGGGGGAATGAGTTGGGCAGTTGCCTTACTCCATAGAAAATGGTTAGAGGAGGAGATGCTGCCCAACTAATAACTTTTAGccctgtggttagagcactcacaaggttcaattccctcctctctggcagtggaggagaaaggatttgaagggGGATCTCTTCTGACTCTTTTCTGATTGTGGCAGTTTCTTGTCTGTGGTCTGCTGTCAGtatggtggggtgaggggagctgtGTGCATTGCTTTTATAAGTTCATCTTGGTGGCAGATGGGTCTGCTGTAGCCCGTGTCACAGGCACAGGGACAAGAGGTTCCTTCTTGCAATCACATCAGCACTCTTCTCCGGAGGAGCATTTCTTTGAAGCTGTGTCTAACTGCAAGGCCTGGCAATCCCTCCAGCCGCTCTTGGCTGCCTAGTGACTCTAGACATATGCCAGCCATCCCCTTGCTCTTTCACTCCCCCGCACCTTGCTTGTTTCTGTGTATTTAGGCTATGACCTCTTCCAGGGAGGAACCGTGTCCTCCTGTGTGTTGGTACAGCATGCAACACAATGGGCTCCCAGTCCCAACTGGGGCCTTCTGTGCTATCCCACAATATAAGggataaataatagtaataattgtATGTCAAGGAATGAAAGACCTGAAGAATCAAATactcctgcaatgagctccagaGAAATACCTATATGCCAATGAATTATAGATTTCAGAAACTGATTTCTGGGTGCCTGCTGTTTTACTGCAAGAAGGCAACATGGTTCAGACACTTTGAAATCTAGGGATCAGAAGCATTCTGTAGATATGGAGGtagtatataataataattttcacatacacacacacgtttCTGTGGAACCCTACTTAATTCAgcaaggtgtgtgtatgtgtgtttgtacaaAGTATCATTATTACTGCTACTTTCATGGGAAGTTTTTAGATCTGAAGTGATATAATTTTTCAAACTAGTGCTATGGAGTATTGTCCTTGTGTAATTAGTAAATCATTCTTtgcaggagcaactccactgacttcagcgagGCCAGAATTTTACCCACAGTCTGCATTTAGCACATCCTGATCTGTCCCCATGTATTATATGGAAAGCAGTGATCTGTCTCTGCTGTCACCTCTCTCCAAGCCTTTTAGCATGTTTGTAAAACATGTTGATGATTCCCTCCATGCTCTTTGGCCTGACATTTTCCACTTTGTCATTATGATTCCCCAGTACTGTTTGGTTGCTCATCTGTGCCCCTGCGGACAGTTCATTTCCCCTGGCCAACCCATTGCTGCTTAAGATGTGAGAAATTGATAAAACCTCCCAGTGTACAATCCAGAGCAGGGCAAGGCATTGTTTCATAAGGAGATAAGATAGCCTCACGTCATTGGGTGGGACCCAGAAGTGACCAATGACAATGGACAGCTGCCAAGTtctgctctccccttcccctttatAACTGAGGCTGTGAAGGCAATCATGACAGACCTGTCCGAGTTTCCATTGTAAGAAGGCTGATCTCCCAAACTCCAGCAACAATGACTCTGACTCAAGCTGAGAAGGCTGCAGTAGTTGCCATTTGGGGAAAGATAGCTGCCCAAGCTGATGCCCTTGGGACCGAGTCACTGGAGAGGTAAGCAATGCAGCATCTTTGCTTAGATACTGTGGGCCTGTCTCTGATCTGGTGGATCAGTCTGGTGGACTTACTCTAGTGTAAAACTTTtgtgaatgagatcagaatcaggccctgagactCTCATTAgattctgtgggccaaattcaccactaGTGTACGTGAGCCTAGCAACATTGACAATAATTGAGCTGTGTTTGCTTTTGCCAGGGGTGAATCTGGGACTGTAATTCAGAGGCCTGGGGAAATCAGAGACAATAATGGTTGGCTACTGGGCACCCTTGAGTGGGCAGATTTTAAAGTGTATCATTCAAACATTGATGGTTGAGGACTTCAGCTTTTCTTGAAGAATAACCTTCATGTAAAGTCATGTAAAGTCTAGTAGAATGTGGTAGAGctctatagaaattactctaaaactcTAGAATTTATCAGAGAATAATATTCCTGCTATCAAATCCTACTGGATGGTTTCTAAAGAAAGAAGGTAATTTTCTATTCACTTGTATAGCACTTTCCATGAATGCCAGCTGAGAGGAGTTCAGGAAAGTGACTCCACACTGTCATTAATACCCAGATAATACCTTGCCAAATGCAAAGGTTATCATTTTTATGAGCTGAACATGAAAAAAGAAGGCGTGGATGTGGGGTTTATTATGTGAGTGATGCAATTTATATTGGCAAGTACTGAGCAATGCTTGAGAATGGATAATATACAGGGCATTCAAGAAGATTGCTTGAAACATGTCTCAACATTCCATTTGATGTGTTACAGAGTAGTAGGAGAAGAAGTAACTATCTCCTAGAAGTGTATATCACTTTAAACCACATGGACTTTTAGGTCCACAGAGGGTTTGCTGTAAATACAACTATATAGCCTTTATTGGCAGAACTGGGAAATTGTATTTTATATGAAGTGAAGTTTATGTTAAGTGAAGAGGATGTTTTCCCCCAAACATCCCATTTCAAAGAAACCCAACTGAAGTTTGGGGATGACCCACCCTATGTCCCTTCCAGTAGAAATCCACCCAAAGCTAATCAACTAAACAAGCTGACACAAAGGGAGGGAAATAACTGGAAGTTGATTGAACCAGGCTTGGTTTATTCAGGTGAAGAATAGTCCCCGGTTTGTGTTATTCAGCCAGTTAATTTTAAATCTTTTGATGGTCCTTTCTGGATGTATAGCCCCACTTATAGTGGGTAAAGCAAAGATTCTGGACAATGAAATATCTCTGTATATAGAGTATTCACTGTAAGATTATGGATTTTGCTAACTATCATTAGGAAATAAAACTTGGTTCTGCTGAAGAAAATATACTACAGAAGGTGCAGGTGGCTGTGTGGAGGTATTAGGTTATTTAGtccaaagaagaaaagaaagtaagtttaaaatgctttaaaaatacatttcagcatGTAAATCTACATTTGCCTCTAGGCTCCCACTACATCTGATGATTCACTGTGGGTTAGAATCCTCCCTGGTGTGACTCTATTGATTTATGCAGTTATACCAGAGATTAATTTGGTCTGATATCATTCTTTtcctaaaataaagaaataaggtTACAAACTGCTTCTGTGGAACTGCTGGCCTGTAACATTTGAATATTCCCACACCAGTTCAGCTCATAGTTTAGGACAGGTTACAGTAGGACATTAACAGTCTAAGGATCACAGATCTTCTCTAATCCATTCTTTATCAGTTCTAATGCTTTGGACTAGAAGAGCAGAATGGAGTCCTTTTATCCAGGGTCATGGCTCCCCCTTTCTCAGTGTCAGCCGCTCAGTGCAATTTCCATTGCTGAAGCCATTTCTAATGTTCTCTTCCAGGCTTTTTTCAAGCTTCCCCCAGACCAAGACCTATTTTCCTCATTTCGATCTCAGCCAAGGTTCTGCTCAGCTTCATGACCATGGCTCTAAGGTCCTGGGTGCTATTGGTGAGGCTGTCAAGAACATCGATAACATTACAGGTGCCTTGGCCACACTTAGCGAGCTGCATGCTTACATCCTCCGAGTCGATCCAGTGAACTTCAAGGTGAGTGAACTCCAACATGAAGTGcagagagtgaagagagtccaTTGGTCACTGAGTCTGTGGGCCCAGGCCACTTCGGCTGATGGGAGCTTAAGCACTGAATACTTTCCCCTATAGTGCAGAGTGTGGCAGGGACTAAGCCTTGCAGCTCAGCAGTGAAGCTGTTATCATGCTGAGCCTTGGAAATGTGGCTGCAGCTTCACTTTAATCAGCGTGGCTGTGGAAGTCCTTGGCTGTTCCCTCTTGGGCTTGCTAAGACTCCTGCCTTTGCTGGGAACAGTCAGTCCTGAGAGTGCAGCTGTGGTCCAGGAGGCTGTGCACTGGTCTAGGAATGAGTAGCTCTGGTTCTGCCATGTACTCACTATGTGATCTTGAGCAGGTCACAtcacatctctgtgcctcatcttccccatctaaAATGGGGATTATGATACTGACAGTTCTTGGCCAAGGGCTCTGAGGTTCCTGCATGAAAAGCCTTCTATAAATGCAAGGGTTATTCACAGTTATTTTGTATTCTCCTTTtgtggaggggaaagagggagcaATGTTAAGCAATGACTTTTCTCTAGTCCAGAAggcaggaagtggatttcttagCCAATAGCTCATATCCACATGAGGTGACTCTGTGTAACTAGCAAGGAGATTCCTGCTTGATTCTTCAAAGGCCAGAGTCTCACTAGCCAGAGGAATGTTATTTCAGGCAGTTCCATTTGatttcctcctgttcttttctcttGCAGCTGCTTTCCCATTGCATTCTGTGCTCCGTGGCTGCCCACTTTCCCAATGACTTCACCCCAGAAGTCCATGCTGCATGGGACAAGTTCCTGTCCAAGATTTCTTCAGTGCTGACTGAGAAGTATCGATAAACTGTCTCCTTGGAGTATGAGGCCATGGCAGCTAGGAGTGGAGTGCCCACCCCTCATCATGCACGCTTCATGAATCCCCACACATGGGTTTTGTCCTTAACAAAAAGTCAATAAATATGCCAATTAGCCATCATGATCTCTGTGCTTTAATCTTTACTGGCTCCAGCCACACATTATTGTTCATAATGGGAAGGGTTCTGACATTTCCTGTAAGATGCTAAGGGGTTAATTATCGGGGATCCACATACAACACTTCTATTTACCTTTTTCTCATCATACATTGAACTGAagggcagcaaatttaaaaccaatacaaggaaatgttttttgcacaatttgcctgtggaactcattaccacaagatctcattgaggccaagaacttactCAGATTCATAAATAATTAGATACATCCTTGATAAAGAGAAGTTACATTAGCTCAGATTCCCCCAAACCCAACATTTTAAGGCATagaaccctcctgcttcagggaatAAGACAGCCTGTAATGAAAGGGTCTAGGAAGAAACTCCTGTGTAGGCAGGCTATACCAAAACTGCCACTGAGGGATCTTTGTATCTTCTGGTGCTGTTGCTGACCGTTGCCAGAGGAAAGATCCTGGGCTAAGAGGACCCTGGGCTGAGCCAGACTGGCAGTATCTCtgagacaccccctccccagctgatTTGCCTGGCTAGACAAAGCCACTGTAGTGCAAGTGTAGCTGGGAAGCAGAGGAAAGTTCTCTATCAGGACTTCAGAGCCTGGTTCTGTTTTATGCATATATATTTCAAGTTAAGTCAGTGCTGATGGGAGCTGCCAGACTGACAGTCTTGAGCATTAAGTCCTCTGTCTTTAGATGGGCAGCAGCATCTCACCCTGCCCTGGTCAAGATGGGCCACTCTCGTTCGGTCTCCATGATTCAGTCTCAGATTGCCAGCAACAGTTCCCATTATGTCCGGGGACAATTCATTGTACACAGGTCACCAAACAGCTGCCAGAGGTTAGTGACTTTGTCAGTGGTGACTCAAAGGTGAAAGGTTTTGTATTGCATTCCTGTTCTCAGGATGCCTAGCCAGACTCCTGACTGAGGCTGGGGTGGAATCCGAGACATAGAGGTGAAAGGCATCGTATCCGTATccagcccctttccccatgttccttTCCAGCTCCATGGGCAACATGCTGACTTCCCCAATACAGACATGCAATATGACATTTCAAGGCTGCAGGGCACAGGGCAGGATTTCAGCAAGATATGGGCACAGTTGTGATTTTAATTGTGACACCCTGAGGAAATGTTGAGTTGTGTGGACTCCCCTGAGTAGTGGAGTGTCCAGAGACAACACTCACGGTTGTACTAGTGCCAGTTTCAGAGTAATCCGGAAATAGAAGGGGCCAGAGATGAAGAACCATATTTTACCATGACATGCAAAGAACTATCACACCTAGAGGTAGATGTAAATAAAAAGCCATTGGGATCCAATCCAgttctcattaaaatcaatagaaagagtCCCAATTGCATCAGGCCTGAAACAGTGCATGCTTGGCACCACAGCAACACCTCACATTAGGATGCAGCATTGTAGCACTCTGACTAGGTTTCCCTTTTGTGATCCTCAGACTTGGAACAAGGGTCAACAAGTTTTCAGATATGGTTCACTGTTTCAAAGTTTGCTGGGTTTGGCAGGGGAACAAGGGCCACTCACTCCTCTGGGTTCCAGGGTCCCTGTAGGAAGTGGTAGAAATCTCTTCTGACCCCTTGCTGCTTCCTTGACCTGCTTCCTACCATGGGCCTCTGCAGGTGATTCCTCAGACTCAG
Above is a window of Dermochelys coriacea isolate rDerCor1 chromosome 10, rDerCor1.pri.v4, whole genome shotgun sequence DNA encoding:
- the LOC119862139 gene encoding hemoglobin subunit pi isoform X2 is translated as MTLTQAEKAAVVAIWGKIAAQADALGTESLERLFSSFPQTKTYFPHFDLSQGSAQLHDHGSKVLGAIGEAVKNIDNITGALATLSELHAYILRVDPVNFKLLSHCILCSVAAHFPNDFTPEVHAAWDKFLSKISSVLTEKYR
- the LOC119862139 gene encoding hemoglobin subunit pi isoform X1, which produces MLWTRRAEWSPFIQGHGSPFLSVSRSVQFPLLKPFLMFSSRLFSSFPQTKTYFPHFDLSQGSAQLHDHGSKVLGAIGEAVKNIDNITGALATLSELHAYILRVDPVNFKLLSHCILCSVAAHFPNDFTPEVHAAWDKFLSKISSVLTEKYR